A section of the Spirosoma pollinicola genome encodes:
- a CDS encoding amidohydrolase produces MENPDIFAQFRHELHQFPEVSGQELETQKRIKAFVSQFNPTSIKEVAATGLLLKYGQDTEGTVTLIRADIDALPIQEINTFAHRSRNEGVSHKCGHDGHAAILARVASLLAEKPVSTGRVYLLFQPAEENGKGAEAVLNDPALANIHPDRVFALHNLPGYKEGVIVCKPGSFTSSVLSMIVSFTGKVSHSAEPEKGLNPAYLMADFTLQTKQIQHPDPQSDEFALVTPIYTTMGEKSYGISAGYGEVHLTLRTRNARRMEALTKQLQALLAELSTGSGIDLKTTYTEAFVANENDKEVFDQIRQQAQQLGYSFVEKQEPFKWGEDFGLFTQKYKGAMFGIGNGENSPALHNNDYDFNDNLIEPAAQLFLELTQLNHSAREV; encoded by the coding sequence ATGGAGAATCCAGACATCTTTGCTCAATTCAGACATGAGCTACACCAATTCCCGGAAGTTTCGGGTCAGGAACTGGAGACGCAGAAACGGATAAAGGCCTTCGTCAGCCAGTTCAACCCAACCTCGATTAAAGAGGTTGCCGCAACAGGGTTGCTACTAAAATATGGCCAAGATACCGAAGGCACGGTCACGTTGATTCGGGCAGATATTGACGCGTTGCCTATTCAGGAGATCAACACGTTTGCGCACCGCTCCCGTAATGAAGGGGTTTCACACAAATGTGGTCACGATGGACACGCGGCTATTTTAGCTAGAGTAGCTTCGTTACTGGCCGAAAAGCCTGTGTCTACCGGTCGAGTTTATCTATTGTTTCAACCCGCCGAAGAAAACGGCAAAGGGGCCGAGGCTGTTCTGAACGACCCTGCTCTGGCAAACATCCACCCAGACCGGGTGTTTGCCTTGCACAATTTGCCGGGCTATAAGGAGGGTGTCATTGTATGCAAACCGGGCTCCTTTACGTCATCTGTTTTAAGCATGATCGTTTCGTTCACGGGGAAAGTCTCCCACTCGGCCGAACCCGAAAAGGGACTTAATCCAGCCTATTTAATGGCTGATTTCACCCTACAAACGAAACAGATACAACACCCTGATCCTCAATCTGATGAATTCGCCCTCGTAACGCCTATCTATACGACTATGGGCGAGAAATCATACGGTATATCGGCAGGCTACGGCGAAGTTCACCTGACACTCAGAACCCGTAATGCCAGGCGAATGGAAGCGCTGACAAAGCAACTACAGGCGTTGCTGGCGGAACTGTCTACCGGGAGTGGTATTGATCTGAAAACCACATATACAGAAGCATTCGTTGCCAACGAAAACGATAAAGAAGTATTCGATCAAATCAGGCAACAGGCACAGCAATTAGGGTATTCATTCGTTGAGAAACAGGAGCCTTTCAAATGGGGTGAAGATTTTGGTCTGTTCACGCAAAAATACAAAGGAGCTATGTTTGGCATTGGCAACGGAGAGAACTCACCGGCCTTACACAATAACGACTATGACTTCAACGACAACTTGATTGAGCCAGCCGCCCAGCTGTTTCTCGAATTAACTCAGTTGAATCACTCCGCCAGGGAGGTATAA
- a CDS encoding CocE/NonD family hydrolase — translation MKTLLTILLLAPACAVAQSTSSTSPYPFTTAQDSTYVREMYQKFEFMVPMRDGTKLFTQVYAPKDQAVTHPILMQRTPYSCQPYGTDRFRRRVGPNAFMLRDNYIVVYQDVRGRWASEGTFVEMTPHVDIKKGTADHDEASDTYDTIDWLLKNIPANNGNVGQWGISYPGFFTSAGSVSGHPALKASSPQAPMADLWRDDAFHNGAFMISANFGFYTFFQEHKQPTKQNPPALFNINDPDGYHYYLNMGPTANSESQFYKGRNKYYHENFEHPDYDDHWKKRNILPHLKGIKHAVMVVGGWYDEQDLYGTFNTYKAIEKQNPGIQNIFVVGPWVHGGWAGPSGQTLADQDFGSNVSPYYQENIEAKFFKHYLFTEPNSRNATPLGLPEATLFETGTNRWRSFDTYPPAGMVQKQVYLAGNGKLSFTPATTGTAFSEFPSDPAHPVPFSSNINDGFSADYMVEDQRFASARPDVLTFQTDALTEDLTLAGPIMAQLTVSTTGTDADWVVKVIDVYPPDAPQNPKKPDVVYGDYQQLIRSEIIRGRYRNNISKPVPFTPNQPTQVAVELQDVLHTFKKGHRLMVQVQSSCFPWSDRNPQTFVPVFSAKESDYKKATHRVYHGKSGASFLKVGVLAQ, via the coding sequence TTGAAAACACTCCTCACAATCCTGCTGCTAGCACCTGCTTGTGCTGTAGCCCAGTCAACGTCATCAACTAGTCCGTATCCATTCACTACCGCACAGGATTCGACCTATGTCCGTGAGATGTACCAGAAATTCGAATTTATGGTACCTATGCGCGACGGCACGAAACTGTTCACACAGGTGTACGCTCCCAAAGACCAGGCCGTCACCCATCCGATCCTTATGCAACGCACGCCCTATAGTTGTCAGCCCTATGGAACAGACCGTTTCCGTCGGCGCGTTGGCCCGAATGCATTCATGCTGCGTGATAACTACATCGTTGTTTATCAGGATGTTCGCGGGCGCTGGGCATCAGAAGGGACGTTTGTGGAAATGACCCCGCACGTGGATATTAAAAAAGGAACAGCTGACCATGATGAAGCATCAGATACTTATGATACCATCGACTGGCTATTAAAAAACATACCCGCCAACAATGGCAATGTAGGTCAATGGGGCATTAGTTATCCCGGTTTTTTCACGTCGGCGGGATCAGTATCCGGTCATCCGGCACTAAAGGCTTCATCGCCACAAGCTCCTATGGCAGATCTATGGCGCGATGATGCGTTTCATAATGGTGCGTTCATGATTTCTGCCAATTTTGGTTTCTACACGTTTTTTCAGGAGCACAAACAACCAACGAAGCAAAATCCACCAGCCCTGTTCAATATTAATGATCCCGACGGGTATCATTATTACCTGAATATGGGGCCGACGGCAAACTCGGAGAGCCAGTTTTATAAGGGCCGGAATAAATATTATCATGAAAATTTCGAGCATCCCGACTACGACGACCATTGGAAGAAGCGGAATATTCTGCCCCATTTGAAAGGCATCAAACATGCCGTTATGGTTGTTGGCGGCTGGTATGATGAGCAGGATTTATATGGCACTTTCAACACCTACAAGGCCATCGAAAAGCAGAACCCCGGCATCCAGAACATTTTTGTGGTAGGTCCCTGGGTGCACGGCGGCTGGGCTGGGCCTTCGGGGCAGACACTTGCCGATCAGGATTTCGGGTCAAACGTGTCGCCGTATTATCAGGAAAATATCGAAGCCAAATTTTTCAAACACTACCTCTTCACAGAACCGAACAGTCGGAACGCGACCCCGCTGGGCCTGCCCGAAGCAACACTGTTTGAGACCGGCACCAATCGCTGGCGTTCCTTCGACACCTATCCACCCGCCGGAATGGTGCAAAAACAAGTGTATCTGGCTGGTAATGGAAAACTTAGCTTTACACCCGCAACAACGGGTACCGCCTTTTCCGAATTCCCCTCCGACCCGGCTCATCCCGTACCGTTTTCCAGCAACATCAACGATGGTTTCTCCGCTGATTACATGGTGGAAGATCAGCGATTTGCCTCGGCTCGGCCCGATGTGCTAACGTTCCAGACTGACGCCCTGACCGAAGACTTGACCCTAGCCGGGCCAATTATGGCTCAACTTACCGTCTCAACTACCGGAACTGACGCCGATTGGGTAGTGAAAGTTATTGACGTGTATCCACCCGATGCCCCTCAGAATCCAAAGAAACCAGATGTGGTTTATGGCGACTACCAGCAGTTGATTCGCAGTGAGATCATCCGGGGACGGTATCGTAACAACATAAGCAAGCCCGTTCCGTTTACACCCAATCAGCCAACACAGGTCGCCGTTGAGTTGCAGGATGTTCTGCACACGTTCAAAAAAGGCCATCGGCTTATGGTTCAGGTGCAAAGTTCATGCTTTCCCTGGAGTGACCGAAACCCACAGACGTTTGTACCCGTTTTCAGTGCGAAAGAGTCCGATTACAAGAAAGCCACTCACCGGGTTTATCATGGCAAATCGGGTGCGAGTTTTTTAAAAGTTGGCGTGTTAGCTCAGTAA
- a CDS encoding NAD(P)/FAD-dependent oxidoreductase: MITTDICIIGAGPVGLFAVFEAGLLKMRCHLIDALPQVGGQLSEIYPQKPIYDIPGYPAINAQTLVDNLMEQIAPFNPGFTLGERVEGLERQEDGSYIVTTTDSTAIHCQVVVIAGGLGCFEPRKPEIINLERFEGKGVSYMVKNPELLRDRRVVLAGGGDSALDWTIFLAGIAKEVTLVHRSDSFRGAPDSAEKVAELAKQGRINLILQSNITSINGNGHLQEVTVTAKDKSETTFMADNLIPLFGLTPKLGPIANWGLTIDKSAIHVNVADFSTNVERIYAIGDINTYPGKLKLILCGFHEAALMCQSAFHHVHPDQKLSFKYTTVNGVPTF, from the coding sequence ATGATAACGACAGATATTTGTATTATTGGCGCAGGTCCTGTTGGCCTGTTCGCTGTTTTTGAAGCTGGTTTATTGAAAATGCGCTGCCACCTGATTGATGCGCTGCCTCAGGTGGGCGGTCAGCTTTCGGAAATTTATCCGCAAAAACCGATTTATGATATTCCCGGCTATCCGGCCATCAATGCACAGACACTGGTCGACAATCTGATGGAGCAAATTGCCCCGTTCAATCCGGGTTTTACACTGGGCGAACGCGTTGAAGGGCTGGAGCGGCAGGAAGATGGTTCCTATATTGTTACAACGACTGACAGCACTGCCATTCATTGCCAGGTGGTAGTTATTGCTGGCGGGCTGGGATGCTTTGAACCGCGCAAGCCCGAAATTATAAATCTGGAGCGCTTTGAAGGGAAAGGTGTTTCATACATGGTAAAGAATCCCGAGCTGTTGCGGGATCGCCGGGTGGTGCTGGCTGGTGGGGGAGATTCCGCTCTGGATTGGACGATCTTTCTGGCTGGTATTGCCAAAGAAGTAACGCTGGTACACCGCAGTGATAGTTTCCGGGGGGCACCCGATTCGGCAGAAAAAGTGGCTGAACTAGCCAAACAGGGACGTATCAACCTTATTCTGCAATCCAATATTACCAGCATCAACGGCAATGGTCATTTGCAGGAGGTGACTGTTACGGCTAAAGATAAATCGGAAACAACGTTCATGGCCGATAACTTGATTCCACTTTTCGGGCTTACCCCGAAATTGGGACCTATTGCCAACTGGGGATTAACCATCGACAAGTCGGCTATCCACGTCAATGTGGCTGATTTTTCGACGAACGTCGAGCGTATCTACGCTATTGGCGACATCAACACCTATCCAGGCAAACTTAAACTGATTTTATGTGGCTTCCACGAGGCCGCACTGATGTGTCAGAGTGCATTCCACCATGTCCATCCCGATCAGAAATTGAGCTTTAAATACACCACCGTTAACGGAGTTCCTACTTTTTAA
- a CDS encoding S9 family peptidase produces the protein MKKLSLLYLLLALYQFAQAQTFTLESVKSYPFPTELTSSAQGSRIAWAFSEQGKRNVYVAEGPDFTPRKLTNYTDDDGQELTSLSISDDGKWVVYVRGGDHGSNWDDEVPVNTTSSPVAPKVQIWSVPFAGGEPKAIAEGDAPVISPKSERIAFIKGGQVWISPTDGSSAAKALFNARGTNSSIQWSPDGSKLAFVCDRKDHAFVGVFINETTPITWISPSFSQDDSPRWSPDGKRLVFVRTPGSGGAPDSILTRKYRPWAIWTADATSGTASQLWQAPKTLAGSQPTTHGGFNLHWAASDRIVFLSYQDGWPHLYSVASSGGVPLLLTPAPFMAEHITLSHDKKWLLFSGNTGPDKLDIDRRHVVRVPVDKATMEVLTPGSGLEWTPVVTGDGATVAMISATAQRPPLPTVMAFTKGTPKVLAQNLVPANFPTNQLVTPRQVTFKSPDGMIVHGQLFEPVGGSGKKPTERSPALIYVHGGPPRQMLLGWNYSDYYANSYALNQYLASQGFVVLSVNYRLGIGYGFDFHQPANGGAAGASEYQDVRAAAVWLTEQPQVDATKIGIYGGSYGGYLTALALARDSKLFAAGVDIHGVHDWSQQRNGISQSDRYEKIPDAEKAAKVVWESSPVSSVSSWTSPVLIIHGDDDRNVRFNQSTDLVRRLDKQGVSMETLVIVDDTHHWMKHTNALKMSGATADYFKRKLMKPKQ, from the coding sequence ATGAAAAAGTTGTCGTTGCTTTACCTGTTGTTGGCTCTTTACCAATTTGCTCAGGCACAAACGTTTACACTGGAATCTGTTAAAAGCTACCCATTCCCAACGGAGTTAACCAGTTCGGCACAAGGGTCGCGGATTGCGTGGGCCTTTAGCGAACAGGGAAAACGCAATGTGTATGTGGCCGAAGGGCCAGATTTTACTCCTCGAAAGCTGACTAATTACACCGACGACGATGGGCAGGAGTTAACCAGCCTGTCTATTTCCGACGATGGAAAATGGGTCGTTTATGTGCGGGGTGGCGATCATGGCTCCAATTGGGATGATGAAGTGCCGGTCAATACGACCTCTTCGCCGGTGGCTCCCAAAGTACAGATCTGGAGTGTGCCGTTTGCGGGTGGCGAACCGAAAGCCATTGCCGAAGGGGATGCTCCCGTCATTTCGCCAAAAAGTGAACGCATTGCCTTTATAAAAGGCGGTCAGGTGTGGATTTCGCCAACAGATGGGTCATCGGCAGCTAAAGCCTTATTTAACGCACGCGGCACGAATAGCTCAATTCAATGGTCGCCGGATGGGTCGAAACTGGCCTTTGTGTGTGATCGGAAAGATCATGCCTTTGTGGGGGTTTTTATCAACGAAACAACGCCTATCACCTGGATTTCGCCATCGTTCTCACAGGACGATTCGCCACGCTGGTCGCCGGATGGCAAACGATTGGTATTTGTGCGGACGCCCGGATCCGGTGGTGCACCTGATTCCATTCTGACCCGTAAATATCGCCCCTGGGCTATCTGGACTGCCGATGCCACATCGGGTACTGCGTCCCAACTATGGCAAGCCCCTAAAACGCTGGCCGGTTCACAACCAACTACGCATGGCGGTTTTAATTTGCACTGGGCTGCCAGCGATCGTATCGTCTTTCTGTCTTATCAGGATGGCTGGCCGCATTTATATTCCGTTGCCTCCTCGGGTGGCGTACCATTGTTGCTGACACCCGCTCCGTTTATGGCCGAGCACATCACCTTAAGTCACGACAAAAAATGGTTGTTATTCAGCGGAAATACTGGCCCCGACAAGCTGGATATCGACCGGCGGCACGTAGTGCGTGTGCCAGTGGATAAAGCCACTATGGAAGTACTCACACCCGGCAGTGGCCTCGAATGGACGCCTGTTGTAACGGGCGATGGCGCGACGGTTGCCATGATCAGCGCCACGGCACAACGACCTCCGTTACCAACCGTCATGGCGTTTACGAAAGGGACGCCTAAGGTTCTTGCTCAGAATCTGGTCCCCGCCAATTTCCCTACAAACCAATTAGTGACACCCAGGCAAGTCACGTTTAAGTCGCCGGATGGGATGATCGTACATGGTCAACTGTTTGAGCCAGTGGGCGGATCGGGTAAAAAGCCTACTGAACGCAGCCCGGCCCTGATCTATGTCCACGGCGGCCCGCCACGGCAAATGCTGCTAGGATGGAATTATTCGGATTATTATGCCAACTCCTATGCCCTAAATCAATATCTGGCCAGTCAGGGGTTTGTTGTATTGTCGGTGAATTACCGACTGGGTATAGGCTACGGTTTTGACTTTCATCAACCGGCGAATGGTGGTGCAGCTGGGGCCTCTGAATATCAGGACGTTCGGGCTGCGGCTGTCTGGCTCACCGAGCAACCCCAGGTCGATGCCACTAAAATTGGCATTTACGGAGGTTCATACGGGGGATACCTGACGGCTCTTGCCCTCGCCCGCGACTCTAAATTGTTTGCCGCTGGCGTTGATATCCACGGCGTCCACGACTGGAGTCAGCAACGGAATGGCATTAGCCAAAGCGACCGATATGAGAAAATTCCCGATGCCGAAAAGGCCGCAAAAGTGGTGTGGGAATCATCGCCGGTATCGTCTGTAAGTAGCTGGACATCACCCGTGCTGATTATTCACGGCGATGATGACCGCAACGTTCGCTTCAATCAAAGCACTGACCTTGTCCGGCGGCTCGACAAGCAGGGCGTTTCGATGGAAACTCTCGTTATTGTCGACGATACGCACCATTGGATGAAGCACACGAATGCCCTGAAAATGAGTGGCGCTACCGCTGATTATTTCAAGCGGAAACTGATGAAGCCGAAGCAATAA
- a CDS encoding S10 family peptidase has product MKQSSILLLICYLTIISTFAQKPTPADKPKEDKPVSLSRTLNIDSQVVTNGQVTIKGQRVPYKATVGTIPVWDEEGKPVAGVFFTYFERSDVADRATRPLVISFNGGPGTASVWMMIGYTGPRILKVDDEGYPIQPYGIKDNPNSILDVADIVYVDPVNTGFSRPVNKDVPAAKLFFGVNADIKYLADWINTFVSRYNRWSSPKYLIGESYGTARVSGLALELQNAHWMYLNGVILVSPTDLGIERDGPAKGVLKLPYFAATAWYHKALPADLQKKDLTDVLPEVEAFTIQEYLPALALGGSLSDQKRKDIAAKVARYSGLSETAVLQQNLDVPTNFFWKELLRSKSQTVGRLDSRYLGVDSKDAGIGPDYNAELTSWLHSFTPAINLYMREELNYKTDLKYFMFGPTFPWDNTNNHTGENLRQAMAQNPYLHLLVQSGYYDGACDYFNAKYNMWQMDASGKLKDRMQWEGYRSGHMMYLRKEDLATSNEHLRKFIQKSTPKNSEPAKYSGSR; this is encoded by the coding sequence ATGAAACAATCATCTATACTTTTGCTTATTTGCTACCTGACAATAATCAGCACATTTGCGCAAAAGCCAACCCCCGCCGACAAACCAAAAGAGGACAAACCCGTTTCGCTCTCCCGCACCCTCAACATTGATTCGCAGGTAGTGACCAACGGACAGGTGACCATTAAAGGCCAACGTGTGCCTTATAAAGCAACCGTCGGCACTATTCCGGTTTGGGATGAAGAGGGGAAACCCGTTGCCGGTGTGTTTTTCACTTATTTTGAACGGTCTGATGTAGCCGACCGGGCCACCCGTCCTTTAGTCATTTCGTTCAATGGTGGCCCCGGAACGGCATCTGTCTGGATGATGATAGGCTATACCGGACCGCGCATTCTGAAAGTCGATGATGAGGGCTATCCTATTCAGCCCTATGGCATCAAAGACAACCCCAATTCCATTCTGGACGTGGCCGATATTGTGTATGTCGATCCCGTGAATACAGGGTTTTCGCGGCCAGTCAACAAAGACGTTCCGGCGGCAAAATTATTCTTTGGCGTTAATGCCGACATTAAATACCTGGCCGACTGGATCAATACGTTTGTAAGCCGCTACAATCGCTGGTCGTCGCCTAAATACCTGATTGGCGAAAGTTATGGCACAGCGCGTGTATCCGGGCTGGCTTTGGAGTTACAAAACGCCCACTGGATGTACCTGAACGGCGTGATTTTAGTGTCGCCTACCGACCTGGGTATTGAGCGTGATGGCCCGGCTAAAGGTGTCCTGAAACTTCCCTACTTTGCCGCTACAGCCTGGTATCATAAAGCCTTACCCGCCGATCTACAAAAGAAAGACCTGACCGATGTTCTGCCGGAAGTAGAAGCGTTTACTATTCAGGAATACCTGCCTGCGCTGGCGTTGGGTGGTTCGCTGAGTGACCAGAAACGGAAAGACATTGCGGCTAAAGTGGCCCGCTATTCCGGCTTATCGGAAACGGCTGTACTGCAACAGAATCTGGATGTGCCAACCAATTTTTTCTGGAAAGAACTCCTTCGCAGCAAAAGTCAGACAGTTGGACGGCTTGACTCCCGCTATCTTGGTGTAGACAGTAAAGATGCCGGTATCGGTCCCGATTACAATGCCGAACTGACCTCGTGGCTTCACTCGTTCACGCCCGCCATAAACCTGTACATGCGTGAAGAACTCAACTATAAAACCGACCTGAAATACTTCATGTTCGGCCCTACTTTCCCTTGGGACAACACAAATAACCACACCGGCGAAAACTTGCGACAGGCGATGGCCCAAAACCCGTATCTGCACTTGCTGGTCCAGTCGGGCTATTATGATGGCGCCTGCGATTACTTCAATGCCAAATACAACATGTGGCAAATGGACGCCAGCGGTAAACTGAAAGATAGGATGCAGTGGGAAGGGTATCGGAGCGGCCACATGATGTACCTGCGTAAAGAAGACCTCGCCACCAGTAACGAGCACCTTCGAAAGTTTATCCAGAAAAGCACGCCCAAAAACAGCGAACCGGCCAAGTATTCGGGAAGCCGGTAG
- a CDS encoding glycoside hydrolase, whose protein sequence is MKFLLKVISFGLLILTNSGNKIVYPDSILPPDQPLTVNLQEEFQTIHSFGASDCWSAKFIGNWPDEAKKNQIADLLFSLDTLSTGQPKGIGLSLWRMNIGAGSYEQKDSSLITDEWRREECFLKPDGQYDWNKQAGSQWFLRAARKRGVRYSLGFTNSPPVQLTRNGKAFSPGGKTINLKADAISPFADFLSTVANHFKLDYLSPINEPQWDWAAGKTGKANQEGSPAENADIAALTKTLSTKLAASKAKTTVVTGEAGQLNYLYEKAESGRGSQLGYFFGSDKSTSLTKLPNVEPIWAYHSYFTTCTDSVLVAMRQKAAKEAKAVGNPMLWQSEFGVLGDICGQYNGNPRHTDMDYGLYVAKVIHNDLTVANVTSWQWWLAINPYDYSDGLVYINGPDGCYKQHNNARLNGQVLDSKQLWAFGNYARFVRPGMKRVAVHIGTSDNPVAEASHCMVSAYKDASRKQIVLVCINMTPSATTLPLNGLKIKNGRFASYTTTETKTLAKSIVAANTLQLEPKSVVTLVGTY, encoded by the coding sequence ATGAAATTTTTACTGAAAGTAATCTCGTTCGGCCTTCTGATTCTTACCAACTCAGGCAATAAAATCGTATATCCAGACTCTATCTTACCACCTGATCAACCACTTACGGTCAACCTTCAGGAAGAATTTCAGACCATTCATAGTTTTGGTGCATCCGATTGCTGGTCGGCCAAGTTTATCGGCAACTGGCCTGATGAAGCAAAAAAGAATCAAATAGCAGACTTATTATTCAGTTTAGATACGCTGTCCACTGGCCAGCCAAAGGGCATTGGTCTTTCGCTGTGGCGTATGAATATTGGCGCAGGAAGTTATGAACAAAAAGACAGTAGTCTCATTACAGATGAATGGCGTCGCGAAGAGTGCTTTCTTAAGCCTGACGGCCAGTACGATTGGAATAAACAGGCTGGAAGCCAGTGGTTTCTGCGAGCAGCTCGCAAACGGGGCGTTCGTTATTCATTGGGTTTTACCAACTCCCCTCCGGTTCAGCTGACCCGTAACGGCAAAGCGTTTTCGCCGGGGGGCAAAACGATTAACCTTAAAGCAGATGCGATTTCGCCGTTTGCAGATTTTCTGTCCACGGTTGCCAATCACTTCAAGCTTGACTACCTGAGCCCAATCAATGAGCCGCAGTGGGATTGGGCTGCCGGGAAAACGGGTAAAGCCAATCAGGAAGGCTCACCCGCCGAAAACGCGGATATAGCCGCCCTAACAAAAACGTTATCAACTAAACTAGCCGCCAGCAAAGCCAAAACGACAGTCGTAACGGGCGAAGCAGGGCAGCTCAATTACCTTTACGAAAAAGCGGAAAGTGGTCGGGGAAGCCAGCTTGGCTACTTTTTCGGCTCTGATAAATCTACCTCTCTAACCAAACTCCCCAACGTTGAACCCATCTGGGCTTACCATAGCTATTTTACTACCTGTACCGATTCTGTTCTGGTGGCTATGCGCCAGAAAGCGGCTAAAGAAGCGAAAGCCGTTGGCAATCCCATGCTTTGGCAGAGTGAGTTCGGGGTTCTGGGCGATATCTGCGGTCAGTATAATGGCAATCCCCGCCATACCGACATGGACTATGGCTTGTATGTGGCCAAAGTCATTCATAATGATCTGACCGTTGCCAATGTCACATCCTGGCAGTGGTGGCTGGCCATTAATCCTTACGACTACAGCGATGGGTTGGTCTATATAAATGGGCCGGACGGCTGTTATAAACAGCATAATAATGCCCGCCTGAATGGTCAGGTGCTGGATTCCAAACAACTGTGGGCGTTCGGAAATTATGCCCGTTTTGTTCGTCCCGGCATGAAGCGGGTAGCCGTTCACATTGGCACGTCAGATAATCCGGTAGCCGAAGCCAGCCACTGTATGGTATCGGCCTATAAAGATGCGAGTCGTAAACAGATTGTACTAGTTTGCATCAACATGACACCCAGCGCAACAACCTTGCCCCTTAACGGATTAAAAATTAAAAATGGCCGTTTTGCCAGCTATACAACGACTGAAACCAAAACGCTGGCCAAATCTATAGTTGCGGCCAATACCCTTCAGCTGGAACCAAAATCCGTCGTTACGCTGGTTGGCACATATTAA
- the bla gene encoding subclass B1 metallo-beta-lactamase — MRVLPFLFLFVIFSAQAQPVQRPQLSVTKLNEQVYIHTTYGIYGKTPFPANGLIIKTKDGVVLIDTGWDTDTNTDNTRQLLQWVSKNLHQPVRLCIITHAHEDKVGGINELHKAGIRVISTPLTAQKSIKLGFESPEGILPNDTTFTVGQEPIQCYFPGEGHTSDNIVVWLPNQKILYGGCLIKSVAAFGMGNLADANLNTWAGSIRNVMKNFGNARIVVPGHQDWSDTKSLDHTLKLLEKHTAGQK, encoded by the coding sequence ATGCGCGTCTTACCTTTTCTTTTCCTATTCGTAATCTTTTCGGCTCAGGCTCAACCTGTGCAAAGACCACAGCTTTCGGTCACAAAACTCAACGAGCAAGTATATATCCATACAACGTACGGCATCTACGGCAAAACACCTTTCCCGGCCAATGGCCTGATCATCAAGACAAAGGACGGAGTCGTACTGATCGATACAGGCTGGGATACGGATACCAATACCGACAATACCCGGCAGTTACTTCAATGGGTTAGCAAGAACCTGCATCAGCCCGTTCGGCTTTGTATCATTACACACGCTCATGAAGACAAAGTAGGGGGTATAAACGAACTTCACAAAGCTGGAATTCGGGTTATTAGTACGCCCTTGACAGCCCAAAAGTCGATTAAACTGGGGTTTGAATCGCCAGAAGGCATTTTGCCCAATGATACCACATTTACTGTTGGTCAGGAACCAATACAGTGCTATTTTCCAGGGGAAGGCCATACCAGCGACAATATCGTGGTGTGGTTACCAAACCAGAAAATTTTATACGGGGGCTGTCTGATAAAAAGTGTGGCCGCATTTGGTATGGGCAATCTCGCCGATGCCAATCTGAATACCTGGGCGGGTTCCATCCGGAATGTTATGAAGAACTTTGGTAACGCCCGAATTGTCGTGCCCGGCCATCAGGATTGGAGTGATACAAAATCACTTGATCACACACTAAAGCTGCTGGAGAAACATACAGCAGGACAAAAGTGA
- a CDS encoding 2Fe-2S iron-sulfur cluster-binding protein, with the protein MISFTVEDRNGERQPIEIPEGINLSLMEVLKASDYTILATCGGLAICATCHVQVLNGLDALPEPQDAELDMLDTLPDADSDSRLSCQIRIDETVDGAIFRIKSEEPI; encoded by the coding sequence ATGATTTCATTTACAGTTGAAGACCGCAACGGCGAACGCCAGCCAATCGAGATACCAGAAGGCATTAATCTAAGCCTGATGGAAGTACTAAAAGCGTCGGATTATACGATTCTGGCTACCTGTGGAGGATTGGCCATTTGTGCAACCTGCCATGTGCAGGTACTGAATGGGCTGGACGCTTTGCCCGAACCCCAGGATGCCGAACTGGATATGCTGGACACGTTGCCCGATGCCGATTCAGATAGCCGACTGTCTTGTCAGATTCGCATTGACGAAACCGTAGATGGGGCTATATTCAGAATAAAAAGTGAAGAGCCAATCTAA